The window TCAGTCCCCTTGTGGCCGATCACCCTCTCAGGCCGGCTACCCATCATCGTCTTGGTAGGCCATTACCCTACCAACTAACTAATGGGACGCAAAGCTCTCCTCTAGCGCATATAGCCTTTCATAGTTCCGCGATGCCGCAGTTCCATAATATCCGGTATTAGCTGTCGTTTCCAACAGTTGTCCCAGTCTAGAGGGCAAGTTCTTTACGCGTTACTCACCCGTCCGCCACCGTACTATCACCCGAAGGTGAATTCCAGTCGACTTGCATGTGTTAAGCATTCTGTCAGCGTTCATCCTGAGCCAGGATCAAACTCTTCATTCAAAAAGTTTATTTAAATCTCTTGCGAGATTATTAACACCTAACTGTGTCCAAATCTTGTTTGGACTTCTTTGTCATCTATGATGACGATTTTGACTTCCTTCTCTATTTAATTGCTAATGTCCTTTTGTTTTTCTCTGTGCAGCTCTCTCGTGCACAAGGAGTATAATATCACAGTTGAAAACATGCGTCAACGTTTTTTTTATTTTTTTCTGTTGTTTATAAATAAAGCTTATTTCAACTAAATTTTATTAGAATATTTTTTAGAAAGGGTTTCAATTATATATTTTGAATAAATAGATATCAATCTGTCAATTCTAAGGTGGTGTAAGACTGTGAATGATTTTAAAAATATTAATGAAAGTATAAATTTGTCAATTTTTGATAGTGAAAGAATTTTAAAAAACTTTTTTCTAAATACTACTGTAGAAGTGACTTTTATATCAGGTGACCTCAACATAAAACAAACTCTTAACATTTCGAAAGTTACCAGTAAAGGAGAATTTATCGATCTCGTTTTTTTAGAGCTTTCAAACTTTCAAATAAATACGCTAGAATTTGATTCTGTCTATTATTACTCTATAGGATCCCTTGTGTTTATATTTAAAAATGGTTCTACCCTTACATTTAGGCCCTTAGATAATTTAAAAAAATTAAAATCTATTATTGACTAAAAAATAAAAAAAATCTGTAAAATTACAGATTTGAGATTAAAAAATGGCTGGGCTGGCTGGATTCGAACCAGCGCATGACGGAGTCAAAGTCCGTTGCCTTACCGCTTGGCGACAGCCCAATAATTATAAAGTTTAAGTGGTGCGTCACACAGGGATCGAACCTGTGACAACACGATTAAAAGTCGTGTGCTCTACCAACTGAGCTAGTGACGCAAATGGTCGGAACAGCAAGATTTGAACTTGCGACCCCCTGCTCCCAAGGCAGGTGCGCTACCGGGCTGCGCTATGCTCCGATATTTTTTACGAACAGGATTGATTTTATCACAGATAAATACTCCTGTCAATTTTTTTTATAAATATATTCATTTTTTATTTGAAATAAAATATATAAGCCAAAAAATTATGGTCTCATAACTTCAATCCTGGTATAATTATTTAAGTGAAGGATATTTTTCAACTCTAAAATCAAACTTCAAAAGATATACAAAATTTAATATAAAGGAGTTTTTTATGAATAGATATAAAGCAGTTATATGTGACCTTGACGGGACTCTCTTAAATTCAGAACACACTATCTCAGCTTACACCAAAAAAGTAATAGAAAAAATTAAAAGTCTAGGCATAAAGTTTTTCATTGCTACAGGCCGTCATCATAGAGATGCTTTAGCATTTAAAAATATTTTAGGCTTAGACTCTTTTCTTATAACCTCAAATGGAGCAAAAATACATGATGAAAATGACAAAGAAATTTTTTCAAGTAACATCCCAAAGGAAATGGTGAAAAAAATCATTGACTTTCCCGTTGATGAAGAAATACATAGAGGAATTTACAAAGATGAATTTTGGTTTCTCGAAGAACACATAGAGGGGCTCGATGTTTTTCACAAGGAGTCTGGATTTTCTTCAATCATAAAACCTTTTGACGAATTAAAGAATGAGGATGTTACCAAATTTATTTTTATAAGTGCAGATTCTGACAAAATAAACGAATTGGAAAAAATTATTAAATTAAAATTTAATGATTTACTTAATATAACTCTATCATTTGAAAATTGTCTTGAAATAGTTCAAAAGGGAGTTTCTAAAGGCTTTGCTATAGAAGAGATATTAAAAAAGGAAAATATCTCCCCTGTAGAGGCCTTGGCTTTTGGTGATGGACTAAACGACCTTGATATGCTGCAAACAGTTGGAAAAGGTTTTTTGATGGGAAATTCCCACAAAAAGTTAATACAGAGTCTCCCTAACCATGAGATTATAGATACCAATAACAACGATGGTGTTGCCAAATATTTAGAAAAAATATTTTTGTAATTAAAACAATAAAATAAGCGACCATATGGTCGCTTATTTTATGAATGCACTTGCTATAACTTTTCCGTCAAAATCATAAAGTACAAGCCCCTGACCAGGTGTAACTGCTCGAACCTTGTTATCTAAAAACTTCACTTTAATCAAATTATCTTTTATAACTTCCACCTTACAAAGATGAAGAATATCTCTAGATCTTGTTTTTGCCTGACACTCTATTCCATCTATGTCCTCAATTTTATCAAAAGATAACACATTTATACTATCAGCAAAAAGTTCATTTTTAAAAAGGTCTTCATTACCTCCAACTATAACTCTATTTTTTTTAGAATCCAATTTCAAAACATATAAAGGAGTTTCATGCTGTATTCCGAGACCTTTTCTCTGACCAATTGTGTAAAAAGCAAATCCTTTATGTTTACCTAGCACCTTCCCGTCTTTAGTTACTATATCTCCTTCTTTTTCCACTCTTCCATCTGTCATATCTACCAAAAACTCTTTAAGCTTACCATCCTCTATAAAACATACTTCTTGGGAATCTCTTTTTGCATAAACTCTAACCCCTAAATATTCGGCTATTTTTCTCACCTGAGGCTTTTCCAGGTCTCCTACAGGAAACATTAAATATTTTAAATTCTCTCTTTTTACCTGAGATAAAAAATAAACTTGATCTTTTTTAGGGTCATCTCCCATATAAAGATTACCATT is drawn from Ilyobacter polytropus DSM 2926 and contains these coding sequences:
- the mnmA gene encoding tRNA 2-thiouridine(34) synthase MnmA yields the protein MVFDLNDFKKYVEYSPENNKYTVAVGMSGGVDSSTVAYMLKKQGYNVIGITMKHWSGMDELSEDSNSKTCCSLDDIYDAKRVCDDLDIPHYVINLKEPFKEKVVDYFIEEYEKGRTPNPCMVCNRYIKLGKLLEYGIKMGADFVATGHYAKIKNGNLYMGDDPKKDQVYFLSQVKRENLKYLMFPVGDLEKPQVRKIAEYLGVRVYAKRDSQEVCFIEDGKLKEFLVDMTDGRVEKEGDIVTKDGKVLGKHKGFAFYTIGQRKGLGIQHETPLYVLKLDSKKNRVIVGGNEDLFKNELFADSINVLSFDKIEDIDGIECQAKTRSRDILHLCKVEVIKDNLIKVKFLDNKVRAVTPGQGLVLYDFDGKVIASAFIK
- a CDS encoding Cof-type HAD-IIB family hydrolase — its product is MNRYKAVICDLDGTLLNSEHTISAYTKKVIEKIKSLGIKFFIATGRHHRDALAFKNILGLDSFLITSNGAKIHDENDKEIFSSNIPKEMVKKIIDFPVDEEIHRGIYKDEFWFLEEHIEGLDVFHKESGFSSIIKPFDELKNEDVTKFIFISADSDKINELEKIIKLKFNDLLNITLSFENCLEIVQKGVSKGFAIEEILKKENISPVEALAFGDGLNDLDMLQTVGKGFLMGNSHKKLIQSLPNHEIIDTNNNDGVAKYLEKIFL